A DNA window from Vigna angularis cultivar LongXiaoDou No.4 chromosome 1, ASM1680809v1, whole genome shotgun sequence contains the following coding sequences:
- the LOC108332830 gene encoding uncharacterized protein LOC108332830, with protein sequence MGVDYYKILQVDKNATDEDLKKAYRKLAMKWHPDKNATNKKEAETKFKQISEAYEVLSDPQKRAIYDQYGEEGLKGQVPPPDAGGATFFQTGDGPTAFRFNPRNANDIFSEFFGFSSPSPFSGGGGDGMRGGSFGGVFGNGMFSPFAEGRPMNQGPRKAPPIEKRLPCTLEELYKGTTKKMKISREIADASGKTLPVEEILTLEIKAGWKKGTKITFTEKGNELPNMIASDLVFVIDEKPHPVFTRDGNDLVMTQKVSLAEALTGYTVHLTTLDGRALNITINNVIHPNYEEVVPREGMPISKDPSKKGNLRIKFNIKFPAKLTSEQKAGMKKLLSY encoded by the exons ATGGGTGTGGACTACTATAAGATTTTGCAGGTCGACAAGAATGCCACGGATGAAGATTTGAAGAAAGCTTACAGAAAGCTTGCAATGAAATGGCACCCTGACAAGAATGCAACCAATAAGAAAGAGGCTGAGACTAAGTTCAAGCAGATATCTGAAGCCTACGAG GTTTTGAGTGATCCCCAGAAGAGAGCCATTTATGATCAGTACGGAGAAGAAGGGCTTAAAGGGCAAGTACCACCTCCAGATGCTGGTGGAGCAACGTTCTTCCAGACTGGGGATGGTCCAACAGCATTCAGGTTCAATCCAAGAAACGCAAATGACATATTTTCTGAGTTTTTCGGGTTTTCAAGCCCAAGTCCAtttagtggtggtggtggtgatggcATGAGGGGTGGTTCCTTCGGTGGAGTTTTTGGCAATGGTATGTTTAGTCCATTTGCAGAAGGAAGGCCAATGAATCAGGGTCCACGCAAGGCACCTCCTATAGAGAAGAGGTTGCCTTGCACCCTTGAAGAACTCTATAAGGGCACTACCAAAAAAATGAAGATCTCAAGGGAGATTGCTGATGCAAGTGG GAAAACTTTACCTGTGGAGGAAATATTGACCTTGGAAATTAAAGCAGGATGGAAGAAGGGGACAAAGATCACATTCACAGAGAAAGGAAATGAGCTTCCAAATATGATTGCTTCTGATCTTGTGTTTGTTATTGATGAGAAACCTCACCCAGTGTTTACTAGAGATGGTAACGATTTGGTTATGACACAAAAAGTGTCACTTGCAGAAGCTCTTACGGGTTACACTGTTCATCTTACAACACTGGATGGAAGGGCTCTAAACATTACCATTAACAATGTTATTCATCCAAACTATGAAGAGGTTGTCCCAAGGGAAGGGATGCCAATTTCAAAAGATCCTTCAAAGAAGGGTAATCTTAGAATCAAATTCAACATCAAATTCCCAGCAAAGTTGACATCAGAGCAAAAGGCAGGAATGAAGAAGCTGCTGTCATATTGA
- the LOC108345708 gene encoding zinc finger BED domain-containing protein DAYSLEEPER isoform X2: MDWTGVNNHYRTAYKVDDQKSVMDVALISNMDPVNIGLACSDKPGPVTSLKPRKKTMTSVYLKFFETAVDGKTRRCKFCGQSYSIATATGNLGRHLANRHPGYDKSGDAVSNSAARPITVVKKSQPPGKANQVDYDHLNWLLVRWLVLTALPPSILEEKWLVNSYKFLNPSIQLWPSDKYRTVLDEVFRSMREDVRALLEQVSSKLSITLDFWTSFEQIYYMSVTCQWIDENWCFQKLLLDICRIPYPCGSTEIYRSLVKVLKFYNIETRILSCTHDNSTSAMHACHTLKEDLDGQKIGPFCYIPCAARTLNVIIDDGLRSAKQVISKIREFVIELNASPVISEDFIQISTAYQEGMWKFPLDISARWSGNYQMLDLVRKAGKSVDAVIRKYEEMLGSRMLLGSSDKSVVSIMHQYLEPFYKTTNNICTSKVPTVGLVLFFMDHISETINSCRESRHSPEWLKNAAEEMAKKARNYIHQVCNIFTYMTAILDPRIKGELIPDSLNSETLLDEARSHFIRNYSTSHFSSMSSGYNAQEIEEAGSVSFAEEIARKKRRTTMSSATDELTQYLSEAPAPIPTDVLEWWKVNSTRYPRLSVMARDFLAVQATSVVPEELFCGKGDEIDKQRICMPHDSTQEILCIKSWIQVGVKFKFKSTEIDYKRLMELAAAAAATDNSPASSDKKPK; encoded by the exons ATGGACTGGACTGGCGTTAACAACCACTACAGAACTGCTTACAAAG tggACGACCAAAAATCCGTGATGGATGTGGCACTCATTTCAAATATGGATCCTGTAAATATTGGGCTGGCTTGTTCAGACAAGCCAGGTCCCGTCACTTCCCTGAAGCCCAGAAAGAAAACAATGACATCAGTGTATTTGAAGTTCTTTGAGACGGCTGTTGATGGCAAGACTCGCAGATGCAAGTTTTGTGGACAGAGCTATTCCATTGCAACCGCTACAG GTAATCTGGGAAGGCATCTTGCTAATCGCCATCCAGGTTATGACAAGTCAGGTGACGCTGTCAGCAATTCAGCTGCAAGGCCTATCACTGTGGTGAAGAAGTCACAGCCTCCAGGAAAAGCAAACCAGGTGGATTATGATCATCTAAATTGGTTGCTCGTTAGGTGGCTTGTTCTAACTGCTCTTCCTCCTTCAATTCTAGAAGAGAAGTGGCTTGTGAATTCCTACAAGTTTTTGAATCCTTCCATACAACTCTGGCCAAGTGACAAGTATAGAACTGTACTTGATGAAGTCTTCAGAAGCATGAGGGAAGATGTAAGAGCATTGTTGGAACAGGTTTCTTCAAAGTTGTCCATTACACTTGATTTCTGGACCTCCTTTGAACAGATTTACTATATGAGTGTGACATGTCAATGGATCGACGAAAACTGGTGCTTCCAGAAGTTGCTTCTTGATATCTGTCGAATACCTTATCCATGTGGGAGTACAGAGATATATCGGTCCCTCGTAAAAGTTCTCAAATTTTACAATATTGAAACCAGAATTCTGTCCTGTACCCACGACAATAGTACAAGTGCCATGCATGCTTGCCATACTTTGAAAGAGGACTTAGATGGCCAGAAAATAGGGCCTTTCTGTTATATTCCCTGTGCTGCTCGAACTTTGAATGTGATAATAGATGATGGATTGAGATCTGCAAAACAAGTAATTTCTAAGATACGGGAGTTTGTAATAGAGTTAAATGCCTCACCAGTGATCTCTGAggattttattcaaatatccaCTGCTTATCAAGAAGGCATGTGGAAATTTCCTCTTGATATTTCAGCGAGGTGGAGTGGAAACTACCAAATGCTTGATCTTGTTCGCAAG GCAGGTAAATCAGTGGATGCTGTTATTCGAAAATACGAAGAAATGCTAGGCAGCAGGATGCTGCTGGGATCTTCTGACAAAAGTGTGGTTAGCATCATGCATCAATATCTTGAACCATTCtacaaaaccacaaacaacatcTGCACAAGTAAGGTGCCAACGGTTGGGCTTGTGCTTTTCTTCATGGATCACATATCAGAGACCATTAATTCCTGCAGAGAATCGCGCCACAGCCCAGAATGGCTAAAAAATGCTGCAGAAGAAATGGCTAAAAAGGCCAGAAACTACATCCACCAGGTTTGCAACATATTCACTTATATGACTGCAATTCTAGATCCTCGAATAAAGGGAGAGCTGATCCCTGATAGTTTAAACTCGGAAACCCTTTTGGACGAAGCGAGATCCcattttataagaaattattctACCAGCCATTTCTCATCCATGAGTTCTGGATACAATGCTCAAGAAATTGAAGAAGCAGGAAGCGTTTCCTTTGCAGAGGAAATTGCACGCAAGAAGCGAAGGACAACCATGAGTTCTGCTACTGATGAGCTAACACAGTACCTTTCAGAGGCTCCAGCTCCAATACCAACAGATGTTCTAGAGTGGTGGAAGGTCAACAGTACACGCTACCCTCGACTATCTGTTATGGCTAGAGATTTCCTGGCTGTGCAGGCAACTTCAGTTGTGCCTGAAGAACTTTTCTGTGGCAAGGGTGATGAAATTGACAAGCAACGAATCTGTATGCCACATGACAGCACACAGGAAATTCTTTGTATCAAGTCATGGATTCAGGTTGGCGTCAAGTTTAAGTTTAAATCCACTGAAATAGATTATAAGCGGTTGATGGAATTGGCAGCAGCTGCTGCTGCAACAGATAATAGTCCTGCAAGTTCTGATAAGAAGCCAAAGTAA
- the LOC108345708 gene encoding zinc finger BED domain-containing protein DAYSLEEPER isoform X1, with protein sequence MSLMNSPTRVTVGDANYMDWTGVNNHYRTAYKVDDQKSVMDVALISNMDPVNIGLACSDKPGPVTSLKPRKKTMTSVYLKFFETAVDGKTRRCKFCGQSYSIATATGNLGRHLANRHPGYDKSGDAVSNSAARPITVVKKSQPPGKANQVDYDHLNWLLVRWLVLTALPPSILEEKWLVNSYKFLNPSIQLWPSDKYRTVLDEVFRSMREDVRALLEQVSSKLSITLDFWTSFEQIYYMSVTCQWIDENWCFQKLLLDICRIPYPCGSTEIYRSLVKVLKFYNIETRILSCTHDNSTSAMHACHTLKEDLDGQKIGPFCYIPCAARTLNVIIDDGLRSAKQVISKIREFVIELNASPVISEDFIQISTAYQEGMWKFPLDISARWSGNYQMLDLVRKAGKSVDAVIRKYEEMLGSRMLLGSSDKSVVSIMHQYLEPFYKTTNNICTSKVPTVGLVLFFMDHISETINSCRESRHSPEWLKNAAEEMAKKARNYIHQVCNIFTYMTAILDPRIKGELIPDSLNSETLLDEARSHFIRNYSTSHFSSMSSGYNAQEIEEAGSVSFAEEIARKKRRTTMSSATDELTQYLSEAPAPIPTDVLEWWKVNSTRYPRLSVMARDFLAVQATSVVPEELFCGKGDEIDKQRICMPHDSTQEILCIKSWIQVGVKFKFKSTEIDYKRLMELAAAAAATDNSPASSDKKPK encoded by the exons ATGAGTCTCATGAACTCTCCCACACGG GTGACGGTTGGTGATGCTAATTACATGGACTGGACTGGCGTTAACAACCACTACAGAACTGCTTACAAAG tggACGACCAAAAATCCGTGATGGATGTGGCACTCATTTCAAATATGGATCCTGTAAATATTGGGCTGGCTTGTTCAGACAAGCCAGGTCCCGTCACTTCCCTGAAGCCCAGAAAGAAAACAATGACATCAGTGTATTTGAAGTTCTTTGAGACGGCTGTTGATGGCAAGACTCGCAGATGCAAGTTTTGTGGACAGAGCTATTCCATTGCAACCGCTACAG GTAATCTGGGAAGGCATCTTGCTAATCGCCATCCAGGTTATGACAAGTCAGGTGACGCTGTCAGCAATTCAGCTGCAAGGCCTATCACTGTGGTGAAGAAGTCACAGCCTCCAGGAAAAGCAAACCAGGTGGATTATGATCATCTAAATTGGTTGCTCGTTAGGTGGCTTGTTCTAACTGCTCTTCCTCCTTCAATTCTAGAAGAGAAGTGGCTTGTGAATTCCTACAAGTTTTTGAATCCTTCCATACAACTCTGGCCAAGTGACAAGTATAGAACTGTACTTGATGAAGTCTTCAGAAGCATGAGGGAAGATGTAAGAGCATTGTTGGAACAGGTTTCTTCAAAGTTGTCCATTACACTTGATTTCTGGACCTCCTTTGAACAGATTTACTATATGAGTGTGACATGTCAATGGATCGACGAAAACTGGTGCTTCCAGAAGTTGCTTCTTGATATCTGTCGAATACCTTATCCATGTGGGAGTACAGAGATATATCGGTCCCTCGTAAAAGTTCTCAAATTTTACAATATTGAAACCAGAATTCTGTCCTGTACCCACGACAATAGTACAAGTGCCATGCATGCTTGCCATACTTTGAAAGAGGACTTAGATGGCCAGAAAATAGGGCCTTTCTGTTATATTCCCTGTGCTGCTCGAACTTTGAATGTGATAATAGATGATGGATTGAGATCTGCAAAACAAGTAATTTCTAAGATACGGGAGTTTGTAATAGAGTTAAATGCCTCACCAGTGATCTCTGAggattttattcaaatatccaCTGCTTATCAAGAAGGCATGTGGAAATTTCCTCTTGATATTTCAGCGAGGTGGAGTGGAAACTACCAAATGCTTGATCTTGTTCGCAAG GCAGGTAAATCAGTGGATGCTGTTATTCGAAAATACGAAGAAATGCTAGGCAGCAGGATGCTGCTGGGATCTTCTGACAAAAGTGTGGTTAGCATCATGCATCAATATCTTGAACCATTCtacaaaaccacaaacaacatcTGCACAAGTAAGGTGCCAACGGTTGGGCTTGTGCTTTTCTTCATGGATCACATATCAGAGACCATTAATTCCTGCAGAGAATCGCGCCACAGCCCAGAATGGCTAAAAAATGCTGCAGAAGAAATGGCTAAAAAGGCCAGAAACTACATCCACCAGGTTTGCAACATATTCACTTATATGACTGCAATTCTAGATCCTCGAATAAAGGGAGAGCTGATCCCTGATAGTTTAAACTCGGAAACCCTTTTGGACGAAGCGAGATCCcattttataagaaattattctACCAGCCATTTCTCATCCATGAGTTCTGGATACAATGCTCAAGAAATTGAAGAAGCAGGAAGCGTTTCCTTTGCAGAGGAAATTGCACGCAAGAAGCGAAGGACAACCATGAGTTCTGCTACTGATGAGCTAACACAGTACCTTTCAGAGGCTCCAGCTCCAATACCAACAGATGTTCTAGAGTGGTGGAAGGTCAACAGTACACGCTACCCTCGACTATCTGTTATGGCTAGAGATTTCCTGGCTGTGCAGGCAACTTCAGTTGTGCCTGAAGAACTTTTCTGTGGCAAGGGTGATGAAATTGACAAGCAACGAATCTGTATGCCACATGACAGCACACAGGAAATTCTTTGTATCAAGTCATGGATTCAGGTTGGCGTCAAGTTTAAGTTTAAATCCACTGAAATAGATTATAAGCGGTTGATGGAATTGGCAGCAGCTGCTGCTGCAACAGATAATAGTCCTGCAAGTTCTGATAAGAAGCCAAAGTAA
- the LOC108323774 gene encoding arogenate dehydrogenase 1, chloroplastic isoform X2, translating to MVAVSTFQAPSSTKPSTSLPSTTTRRNLKPKALPFSSSNAFSLRFRAHRPLRIRAIDAAQPFDYESRVAQQFHDAQRLKVAIVGFGNFGQFLARTLVRQGHTVLAHSRSDYTDEARKLGVTFFHNPHDLCEEHPEVILLCSSIISTQRVLHTLPLHSLKRSTLFVDVLSVKEFPKNLLLHALPSDFDILCTHPMFGPQSAPRAWTGLPFVFEKVRIGDDDSRIERCEKFLNIFAREGCRMVEMCCADHDMFAAGSQFITHTVGRVLEMLMLESTPINTKGYETLINLVENTAGDSFDLYYGLFMFNKNSLEMLERLDFAFEDLRKQLMGRLHGVVREQLFDNAGIGKGHSLPDTYGYKLPKKGQNGSVPTLSLPSKEHRSGDVTELNKYKPNISSQSEGSAKLKIAIIGFGNFGQFLAKAIVRHGHQVLAYSRSDYSHVAEEMGASYFNNVDDLFEQHPEVILLCTSILSTEKVLKSLPVQRLKRNTLFVDVLSVKEFPRNLFLQHLSHDFDILCTHPMFGPESGKNGWNGLAFVYDKVRIGADESRTSRCDRFLDIFSSEGCRMVEMSCAEHDWHAAGSQFITHTTGRFLEKLTLEATPIDTKGYETLLSLVENTAGDSFDLYYGLFLYNANAMEQLERFDLAFESLKKRLFDRMHGFYRQQVFKHEENLHNVTERRMLPKGSEEK from the exons ATGGTGGCTGTTTCAACCTTTCAGGCGCCGTCATCAACGAAGCCGTCAACTTCATTGCCTTCAACAACTACTCGTCGAAATCTCAAACCTAAAGCTCTTCCATTCTCCTCTTCCAATGCGTTTTCTTTACGCTTTCGCGCCCACAGGCCTCTCCGCATTCGCGCCATCGATGCGGCCCAGCCCTTTGACTACGAGTCTAGAGTGGCCCAACAGTTCCACGACGCCCAGAGGCTGAAGGTCGCCATCGTGGGCTTCGGCAACTTCGGCCAGTTCCTGGCCCGAACCCTCGTCCGACAGGGCCACACTGTACTGGCCCATTCCCGCTCGGATTACACCGACGAGGCCCGCAAACTCGGCGTCACGTTTTTCCACAACCCCCATGACCTCTGCGAGGAGCACCCAGAAGTCATCCTCCTCTGCTCCTCCATCATCTCAACACAGCGCGTGCTCCACACTCTCCCGCTCCACAGCCTCAAACGCAGTACACTCTTCGTCGACGTTCTTTCCGTCAAGGAGTTCCCCAAAAACCTCTTGCTTCACGCGCTCCCCTCCGATTTCGATATCCTATGCACGCACCCAATGTTCGGTCCACAAAGTGCCCCTCGTGCGTGGACCGGCCTCCCCTTCGTCTTCGAGAAGGTTCGAATAGGCGATGACGACAGCCGAATCGAGCGGTGCGAGAAGTTCCTCAACATCTTCGCGAGGGAAGGGTGCCGAATGGTGGAAATGTGTTGCGCCGATCACGATATGTTCGCCGCGGGGTCGCAGTTCATCACGCACACCGTTGGGAGGGTTTTGGAGATGCTGATGTTGGAGTCCACTCCGATTAACACTAAAGGTTACGAGACTTTGATCAATTTGGTGGAGAACACTGCTGGAGATAGTTTTGATCTCTACTACGGGTTGTTTATGTTTAATAAGAATTCGCTGGAGATGTTGGAGCGGTTAGATTTCGCGTTCGAGGATTTGCGTAAACAGCTAATGGGGCGGTTGCACGGTGTTGTGAGGGAGCAGCTGTTTGATAATGCTGGGATTGGAAAGGGGCATAGTTTACCAGATACCTATGGGTATAAACTGCCCAAGAAGGGTCAAAATGGATCGGTACCTACGCTGTCACTACCCTCCAAAGAACACAG ATCTGGTGATGTTACCGAACTCAACAAATACAAGCCAAATATTTCAAGCCAGTCTGAAGGCAGCGCAAAGCTCAAGATTGCAATTATTGGCTTCGGCAACTTTGGTCAGTTTCTTGCAAAAGCTATTGTGCGTCATGGTCATCAAGTGTTAGCATACTCTAGATCGGACTACTCTCATGTGGCTGAGGAAATGGGGgcttcatattttaataatgttgaTGATCTTTTTGAACAACATCCAGAAGTGATTTTACTTTGCACTTCAATCCTTTCCACGGAgaaagttcttaaatcattgCCTGTGCAGAGATTGAAGAGAAATACTTTATTTGTTGATGTGCTTTCTGTCAAAGAATTTCCTAGAAATTTGTTTCTTCAACATTTGTCACATGATTTTGATATTCTCTGCACGCATCCTATGTTCGGGCCAGAGAGTGGAAAAAACGGGTGGAACGGTCTTGCTTTTGTTTATGATAAGGTTAGAATAGGAGCAGATGAATCAAGAACTTCACGATGTGATCGGTTTCTGGACATTTTTTCTAGTGAAGGATGCCGAATGGTTGAAATGTCATGTGCAGAACATGACTGGCATGCTGCTGGATCACAGTTTATCACGCATACTACTGGAAGATTTTTAGAAAAACTAACGTTGGAGGCAACGCCAATTGACACAAAGGGCTACGAGACATTGTTGAGTTTGGTGGAAAATACTGCTGGAGATAGTTTTGATCTGTACTATGGATTGTTCTTGTATAATGCAAATGCCATGGAGCAACTAGAAAGATTCGATCTGGCTTTTGAGTCATTGAAGAAGCGGCTTTTTGATCGTATGCATGGTTTCTACCGACAGCAAGTATTTAAACATGAAGAAAATCTCCACAATGTAACAGAGAGGCGTATGTTGCCTAAGGGATCTGAAGAAAAATAA
- the LOC108323774 gene encoding arogenate dehydrogenase 1, chloroplastic isoform X1 yields MVAVSTFQAPSSTKPSTSLPSTTTRRNLKPKALPFSSSNAFSLRFRAHRPLRIRAIDAAQPFDYESRVAQQFHDAQRLKVAIVGFGNFGQFLARTLVRQGHTVLAHSRSDYTDEARKLGVTFFHNPHDLCEEHPEVILLCSSIISTQRVLHTLPLHSLKRSTLFVDVLSVKEFPKNLLLHALPSDFDILCTHPMFGPQSAPRAWTGLPFVFEKVRIGDDDSRIERCEKFLNIFAREGCRMVEMCCADHDMFAAGSQFITHTVGRVLEMLMLESTPINTKGYETLINLVENTAGDSFDLYYGLFMFNKNSLEMLERLDFAFEDLRKQLMGRLHGVVREQLFDNAGIGKGHSLPDTYGYKLPKKGQNGSVPTLSLPSKEHRSDDVAKLDKCQTNDSSQSADNSKLMNALNGFAPVLSLVSKELRSGDVTELNKYKPNISSQSEGSAKLKIAIIGFGNFGQFLAKAIVRHGHQVLAYSRSDYSHVAEEMGASYFNNVDDLFEQHPEVILLCTSILSTEKVLKSLPVQRLKRNTLFVDVLSVKEFPRNLFLQHLSHDFDILCTHPMFGPESGKNGWNGLAFVYDKVRIGADESRTSRCDRFLDIFSSEGCRMVEMSCAEHDWHAAGSQFITHTTGRFLEKLTLEATPIDTKGYETLLSLVENTAGDSFDLYYGLFLYNANAMEQLERFDLAFESLKKRLFDRMHGFYRQQVFKHEENLHNVTERRMLPKGSEEK; encoded by the exons ATGGTGGCTGTTTCAACCTTTCAGGCGCCGTCATCAACGAAGCCGTCAACTTCATTGCCTTCAACAACTACTCGTCGAAATCTCAAACCTAAAGCTCTTCCATTCTCCTCTTCCAATGCGTTTTCTTTACGCTTTCGCGCCCACAGGCCTCTCCGCATTCGCGCCATCGATGCGGCCCAGCCCTTTGACTACGAGTCTAGAGTGGCCCAACAGTTCCACGACGCCCAGAGGCTGAAGGTCGCCATCGTGGGCTTCGGCAACTTCGGCCAGTTCCTGGCCCGAACCCTCGTCCGACAGGGCCACACTGTACTGGCCCATTCCCGCTCGGATTACACCGACGAGGCCCGCAAACTCGGCGTCACGTTTTTCCACAACCCCCATGACCTCTGCGAGGAGCACCCAGAAGTCATCCTCCTCTGCTCCTCCATCATCTCAACACAGCGCGTGCTCCACACTCTCCCGCTCCACAGCCTCAAACGCAGTACACTCTTCGTCGACGTTCTTTCCGTCAAGGAGTTCCCCAAAAACCTCTTGCTTCACGCGCTCCCCTCCGATTTCGATATCCTATGCACGCACCCAATGTTCGGTCCACAAAGTGCCCCTCGTGCGTGGACCGGCCTCCCCTTCGTCTTCGAGAAGGTTCGAATAGGCGATGACGACAGCCGAATCGAGCGGTGCGAGAAGTTCCTCAACATCTTCGCGAGGGAAGGGTGCCGAATGGTGGAAATGTGTTGCGCCGATCACGATATGTTCGCCGCGGGGTCGCAGTTCATCACGCACACCGTTGGGAGGGTTTTGGAGATGCTGATGTTGGAGTCCACTCCGATTAACACTAAAGGTTACGAGACTTTGATCAATTTGGTGGAGAACACTGCTGGAGATAGTTTTGATCTCTACTACGGGTTGTTTATGTTTAATAAGAATTCGCTGGAGATGTTGGAGCGGTTAGATTTCGCGTTCGAGGATTTGCGTAAACAGCTAATGGGGCGGTTGCACGGTGTTGTGAGGGAGCAGCTGTTTGATAATGCTGGGATTGGAAAGGGGCATAGTTTACCAGATACCTATGGGTATAAACTGCCCAAGAAGGGTCAAAATGGATCGGTACCTACGCTGTCACTACCCTCCAAAGAACACAG ATCCGATGATGTTGCTAAACTTGACAAATGCCAGACAAATGATTCAAGTCAGTCTGCAGACAACTCAAAGCTCATGAATGCTCTAAATGGATTTGCACCTGTACTATCACTCGTCTCCAAAGAACTTAG ATCTGGTGATGTTACCGAACTCAACAAATACAAGCCAAATATTTCAAGCCAGTCTGAAGGCAGCGCAAAGCTCAAGATTGCAATTATTGGCTTCGGCAACTTTGGTCAGTTTCTTGCAAAAGCTATTGTGCGTCATGGTCATCAAGTGTTAGCATACTCTAGATCGGACTACTCTCATGTGGCTGAGGAAATGGGGgcttcatattttaataatgttgaTGATCTTTTTGAACAACATCCAGAAGTGATTTTACTTTGCACTTCAATCCTTTCCACGGAgaaagttcttaaatcattgCCTGTGCAGAGATTGAAGAGAAATACTTTATTTGTTGATGTGCTTTCTGTCAAAGAATTTCCTAGAAATTTGTTTCTTCAACATTTGTCACATGATTTTGATATTCTCTGCACGCATCCTATGTTCGGGCCAGAGAGTGGAAAAAACGGGTGGAACGGTCTTGCTTTTGTTTATGATAAGGTTAGAATAGGAGCAGATGAATCAAGAACTTCACGATGTGATCGGTTTCTGGACATTTTTTCTAGTGAAGGATGCCGAATGGTTGAAATGTCATGTGCAGAACATGACTGGCATGCTGCTGGATCACAGTTTATCACGCATACTACTGGAAGATTTTTAGAAAAACTAACGTTGGAGGCAACGCCAATTGACACAAAGGGCTACGAGACATTGTTGAGTTTGGTGGAAAATACTGCTGGAGATAGTTTTGATCTGTACTATGGATTGTTCTTGTATAATGCAAATGCCATGGAGCAACTAGAAAGATTCGATCTGGCTTTTGAGTCATTGAAGAAGCGGCTTTTTGATCGTATGCATGGTTTCTACCGACAGCAAGTATTTAAACATGAAGAAAATCTCCACAATGTAACAGAGAGGCGTATGTTGCCTAAGGGATCTGAAGAAAAATAA